The stretch of DNA CACGCGCATCTTTCGTCGCCTCTACCATTAAATACAAACGGCAAGCGCTGCTCGCGGTGCCCCGGAAGGCGTCGCTGGGGCAGTtccggggcgggcggcggccaTTGCGCGGTGACCGAGGGGACAGCGCGGTGGCCATGGGGAAACACTTCGGGAACCTGGCGCGGGTGCGCCATGTCATCACCTACAGCTTGTCTCCCTTCGAGCAGCAGGCCTTCCCCAATGTGGTGTCCCACGGCGTCCCCAATGTGGGCCGCCGCTTCGCCTCCCAGGTGTTGAAGGTGGTGCCTCGTGAGTACAGGGGGGATCCCCtcttttttataccccctttGTAGTGTGCGTTTGGGGAAGGGGAGCACTGGGGCGGGGAGGGGTGTGGGGTGTTGTTTTGTCGCAGGAGGTAGGTGCTGCGTCCCCTCCGTGCGGTGTCCCCATATTGTGAAATACCCTTCTCCCAATGTTGTGAAATGCCCTTATtccagtgtcccctccctgcagtGACCTTTTGTAGGTGTCCCCTCACTGCATCGTGTGCCACTTGATGGTGGCCGCAGTGTCCCCTTACTGTGAAAGTCCCGTTATTGTGAAGTGTCCTGTCACCGCATTATCCCCTCAGAGCAGCGTCCCCTCTATCCGCTGTCCCCTGACCGTGCCTGtcctctgtccctgccagccTTGGCCATTGGTTACCTCATCTATTCCTGGGGGACGCAGGAGTTCGAGCGGCTCAAGAGGAAGAACCCGGCTGACTACGAGCACGACCAGTGACACGGGCGAGTGGTGACCACGAGGCTCCGGAGCTCCCTGGGGACCTGCTGTGCTTGTTCCCATTAGGAGGGGATTAACAGGGAGATAAGCCTTGGCTAATAAACTGTAACTTTGCCCCATGACTGTGTGATTTCCGTGTCTTGAGCTGCTTGAGGTGAGGAGCATCAAATCCCTTGTCTGGTTCTCTCTGTACAGGCAGATAATCAGGCTGAAGTTCCATGTGCTCGGATGTTTTTATCTTAGAGCACTTCCAGCCTTCATAATTCctgtttatttgaaatattcctCACTATAAAGTGCAGCAAGGGCTGGTTTGAAATTGTTCCTTGTCCCCTTCATTTTTCCCATCactggctgctgcttttcctccagcCTTGAGATCTGTGAAATACAAACACTCCCTGGTTTGGTATTGATTACAGCTGGATGGGCTGGCTGGGGGCTTGGGATTCGGGATGGACCCTGACCTCTGGCCAGAGGCTCGCTCTTCATGGGAGCAGAAGATGAAGAGGAACAGGTACAGgctgcaccaggagaggtttcATCTCTGTGtaacaaaggaattttttccagtgAGAACAATCAGTCCCTGGAACAGCCTGGGGGTTTCAGGAGGTGATTGGACAGGGTGCCAGGTAACCTCCTCTGGGCTCCCTTCCCACCAACGCCTGCACCAGCTGATCTgccaaggtcccttccaacctgggcTGTTCTCTGATCCTCTAATTACCTAGTTACACAAATGTTAATTGGGTGATAACTACAGTGACATCTGATCAGAGGCTGCATTAGAACCTTCTTGAAAACTGCAGGTATAAGCAAGACTATTTAAGGCCTGAAGATGATTAAAAAATCAGCTGCTGGTAAATAAAAGTTGCTTAAAAAGTGACAAATTCACCCTGTGTCTCTGAGTATAGAAACACCTTCACTGTTGGAAGCTCAGAACACGTGGCTGGTTCCTTTACCCtaattttttcctcccagtgTTCCACTACCTTCAGCTCCCATTCCCATGCAGAGCAACACGTTGGTGTTCCAGCTATGCTATTCCTGGAGCTGTCCTGGGGGTTTATCTTatctgcagggcaggaatgACGTTTCCCTCTGCGAGTTTCCCTCagtgtgctcagggctgggctgtcAGGAAGACAGTGATGCTCAGGCTCTCACTTCAGGAAGCTGGGCTGATGCAATTTTTATAGCTCAGTGCTGGAGTATTTTGGGGTGCAGAGCGTACAAGACTGGGCTCTTGTGTTTCCTCCGAGCACAGCCTGAGGCTGGAGGCAGTAAAAGTGGCAATAAAATCAGTCAGCCAGTGCTCCCAAGCTGTGCCAAAAATATTCTGTGCTTAACTGCATTTTGGGTCACAGGTATTGCCTAGGCAGCCTAAGCAAGCGGGGAGCAACAAACTGCCTGCTGTGAGCTGGCAGAGATGTATAAAGGGAGATTTATCCCAGAAGAGACCTCAAAGcccacccagtgtcacccctgccacggcagggacaccttccactgtcccaggctgctcccaagtccatccagcctggcctgggacactgccagagatccaggggcagccacagcttctctgggaaatgtgtgccagggcctcacagggaacaattccttcccaatatcccatctaaccctgccctctggcagtttgaaaccattcccccttATCTGTCACTGTGTGCCTGTATTAAAGTCCCTGTCCCTGAGATGTTTCATTCAGAACCTGGTGTCCTGCTCACGGTGCCTCTGAGCCCCGCAGAGCTGGGTGGCCTCAGTGACAGCCCCTGTGAAGCTCTGCCTTGGCAGCACGGTCCCCGTGTGttgtcccagcagctgcccGGGGCTCTCACGAGGTCCCTGCTCACAGACGGCTGAACTGTGCCTGGCCCAGGGGCCAGACGAAGGCAAACAGAGGGGCAGCGGCACCGCGGCCACGCCGGCCCTGGGGCAGGGTCAGCCCCGCGGGGTCAgcctggagggacagggacaggggcagcgCGGAGCTGCTCCACCTGCAGCCTGCGGCTACCCTCCCACCCATCCCAAACCTTCCCAGCCATCCTAACCCTGCCCTGCCATCCTGTGCCCTGCCCACCCATCCCAAACCTTCCCAGCCATCCTAACCCTGCCCTGCCATCCTGTGACCCTGCCCACCCATCCCAAACCTTCCCAGCCATCCCAACCCTGCCCTGCCATCCTGTGACCCTGCCCTGCCATCCTGTGACCCTGCCCACCCATCCCAAACCTTCCCAGCCATCCCAACCCTGCCCTGCCATCCTGTGACCCTGCCCTGCCGTCCTGTGACCCTGCCCACCCATCCCAAACCTTCCCAGCCATCCTAACCCTGCCCTGCCATCCTGTGACCCTGCCCACCCATCCCAAACCTTCCCAGCCATCCTAACCCTGCCCTGCCATCCTGTGACCCTGCCCTGCCATCCTGTGACCCTGCCCACCCATCCCAAACCTTCCCAGCCATCCCAGTCCTGCCCTGCCAACCTCCATCTCTGATACAGGCCCCATTCCAAACTgggacagctcctgctggaCTTGAGGCACTGGGATTTCTACCCATGGACATTGCAGAATGTGAACAAGGTGCTTAAAAAGTTTTCActcatttatttctgctgtcCTTTGGGCAATTTTTAGAAGTGGCAACAGAGcaacattttgtttcttctctcaaGTCTCTGCTGTGGTGTCTTACCGGCCTGCAGGACTTTTGGCCATGGAAAGGACCAGCTCAGTTACACTCTTTCTCCCCCTCCTAGTTTCTTGCACAGAGCAGTTTTGCTGCCTGACAGGGACAGTCTGATGCTATTAGTAAGCCAGAAGGACAGACAACAATTctgatataaataaatataaatcatCACAAAGTACCAGCCTTCCCCAGCCAAGAAAGCTGAGAGATGGTGACTTACAgagggctctgctgctcttccaaaTCCTGTGCTTTATGGAAGAAGtcagggctcctgctgctgccttgtccTCCTTTGTGTTCTACACTAGTGCCTGATGGAAACAGCAGGAATTAGAACTCAGATGCATGAAAAGAAAGGACtccattggaaaaaaattgaaaaattccCAGCCAAAtataaattaacttttaaatgcAGGTACTTGTCTACCATGATTTACTGTTCTATTTCCTTCCCTTAAGATTCAAGAAggtgaaataatgaaaattttgcttcctcctcccagagaagcaaaacaaatagGGCAGAGGAAGGTGTGTAAGAACCATCCTAGGATGGGAATGATCAAATAGTGATTATAGACTGTTCTGggaaggtttttcttttaaccC from Cinclus cinclus chromosome 14, bCinCin1.1, whole genome shotgun sequence encodes:
- the LOC134049613 gene encoding cytochrome b-c1 complex subunit 8, translated to MGKHFGNLARVRHVITYSLSPFEQQAFPNVVSHGVPNVGRRFASQVLKVVPPLAIGYLIYSWGTQEFERLKRKNPADYEHDQ